The following is a genomic window from Labeo rohita strain BAU-BD-2019 chromosome 15, IGBB_LRoh.1.0, whole genome shotgun sequence.
tattattgttgttgttgttgttgttttcaggattctttgcaGGGatgatttaaatcatttaaaagtgatgataaagtcatttataatgttacaaaaaaattctatgaTCAAGCAcctgcattttaatatattttaaagtgtaatttattcatgtgatttcaaagctgaatttttagcatcatgacTCCAGTCTATAGCAttacatgattctttagaaagctgtttaagaaacattaattattattattattattattattattattattattattattgttttttttttttcaagattctttgcaaggatgatttaaatcatttaaaagtgatgataaagtcatttataatgttacaaaaaaattctatgaTCAAGCAcctgcattttaatatattttaaagtgtaatttattcatgtgacttcaaagctgaatttttagcatcattactgcagtctatagcatcacatgattctttagaaatcattctaatatgctgttcaagaaacataataataataataattattattattattattattattgttgttgttgttgttgttgttgttttcaggactctttgcaaggatgctttaaatcatttaaaagtgatgataaagtcatttataatgttacaaaaaaattctatgaTCAAGCAcctgcattttaatatattttaaagtgaattttaattttctatgATCAAGCACCTGCATTTTTAAAGtggatttcaaagctgaatttttagcatcattactccagtctatagcatcacatgattctttagaaatcattgtaatatgctgttcaagaaacataattattattattatcttttttgttttgttttgttttgttttttgtttttttcaggattctttgcaaggatgatttaaatcatttaaaagtgatgataaagtcatttataatgttacaaaaaaattctatgaTCAAGCAcctgcattttaatatattttaaagtgtaatttattcatgtgatttcaaaactgaatttttagcatcattactccagtctatagcatcacatgattctttagaaatcattctaatatgctgttcaagaaacataataaaaataataattattattattattattattattattgttgttgttgttgttgttttcaggattctttgcaaggatgctttaaatcatttaaaagtgatgataaagtcatttataatgttacaataaaaaaatttatgATCAAGCAcctgcattttaatatattttaaagtgaattttaattttctatgATCAAGCACCTGCATTTTTAAAGtggatttcaaagctgaatttttagcatcattactccagtctatagcatcacatgattctttagaaatcattgtaatatgctgttcaagaaacataattattattattattttgtttgttttgttttgttttgttttttgtttttttcaggattctttgcaaggatgatttaaatcatttaaaagtgatgataaagtcatttataatgttacaaaaaaattctatgaTCAAGCAcctgcattttaatatattttaaagtgtaatttattcatgtgatttcaaaactgaatttttagcatcattactccagtctatagcatcacatgattctttagaaatcattctaatatgctgttcaagaaacataataaaaataataattattattattattattattattattgttgttgttgttgttgttttcaggattctttgcaaggatgctttaaatcatttaaaagtgatgataaagtcatttataatgttacaataaaaaaatttatgATCAAGCAcctgcattttaatatattttaaagtgaattttaattttctatgATCAAGCACCTGCATTTTTAAAGtggatttcaaagctgaatttttagcatcattactccagtctatagcatcacatgattctttagaaatcattgtaatatgctgttcaagaaacataattattattattattttgtttgttttgttttgttttgttttttgtttttttcaggattctttgcaaggatgatttaaatcatttaaaagtgatgataaagtcatttataatgttacaaaaaaattctatgaTCAAGCAcctgcattttaatatattttaaagtgtaatttattcatgtgatttcaaaactgaatttttagcatcattactccagtctatagcatcacatgattctttagaaatcattctaatatgctgttcaagaaacataataaaaaataataataattattattattattattattgttgttgttgttgttgttgttttcaggattctttgcaaggatgctttaaatcatttaaaagtgatgataaagtcatttataatgttacaaaaaaattctatgaTCAAGCAcctgcattttaatatattttaaagtgtaatttattcatgtgacttcaaagctgaatttttagcatcattaccgCAGTCTATAgcatcacatgattctttagaaatcattctaatatgctgttcaagaaacataataataataattattattattattattattattgttgttgttgttgttgttgttttcaggattctttgcaaggatgctttaaatcatttaaaagtgatgataaagtcatttataatgttacaaaaaaattctatgaTCAAGCAcctgcattttaatatattttaaagtgaattttaattttctatgATCAAGCACCTGCATTTTTAAAGtggatttcaaagctgaatttttagcatcattactccagtctatagcatcacatgattctttagaaatcattgtaatatgctgttcaagaaacataattattattattattttgtttgttttgttttgttttgttttttgttttttgtttttttcaggattctttgcaaggatgatttaaatcatttaaaagtgatgataaagtcatttataatgttacaaaaaaattctatgaTCAAGCAcctgcattttaatatattttaaagtgtaatttattcatgtgatttcaaaactgaatttttagcatcattactccagtctatagcatcacatgattctttagaaatcattctaatatgctgttcaagaaacataattattattattattattattattattattgttgttgttgttgttgttgttttcaggattctttgcaaggatgatttaaatcatttaaaagtgatgataaagtcatttacaaaaaacttctacttcagacaaatgctgtttggaactttctattaatcaaagaaacctacaaatctactcagctgttttcaacaaataacaataataataaatgttttttgagcagtaaatcagaatattagaatgatttcttaaggatcatgtgactggagttatgatgctaaaaaagctttgaaatcacaggaataaattacattttaaaatatattcaaatagaaaacagccattttaaattgtaaaaatatttcacaattttaaaaatacaaaaataaagctacatttataatattaataaatactatattatatacaaatgaTACAATAACACAGTATGTCCATGTATACTATAGTACAACAAATATTTACTAACGTTACTTTACAACTACTTAAAGAAGTTCTTTACAGGTTTTTGTAAGATTCACTTATGtggcaaattatttttttattaattttttttctcaacaccccataattagtaaaaaaatttaatcaattaataaataatcaaataaacaactaatgtttcctgttttcttttattcataGTTCTTGTGatgttaaaggaacactcccctttttttttttttttttttttttttgaaaataggctcattttccaactcccctaaagttaaacagttgagttttaccgttttcgaatccattcagccgatctccgggtatGGCGGTAGCACTTGTAGCATAGCTTACCATAGATCACTGAATCTGATTagagcatctcgctcaaaaataaccatatataatgacgatatttttcctatttaaaacttgactcttctgtagttacattgtgtacaaagacggacaaaaaattaaaagttcagATTTTCTAGgacgatatggctaggaactatgctctcattccggcgtaataatcaaggaactttgctgccataCCATGGgagcagcaggcgcaatgatattacacagccATCAGCTCTGCCGGCTGCAaatctgcatctacacaaacttagtgccggtcactttcaggcgctgtgtaatatcatggacccttttcacaagcctgtgatgacgcgtttcaacggtcatcatcatcataaatcctttaaaattttttatattttgatttttaaaaatatgtatgtacatttataacactatactttgtattatatcaccttttcatcaagttacaaaaaaactagttaacgctatgcgagggtgtttctaatgccgcgtctatgggagggacggtaaatttgacattgttctctcttctgatgcagcaaatgggaatgcaaaaaatatatttgtagtactctcccattcactgctctcggattttacccaactatgacgacttcccCTATGAGAAACCCAGAAATATGAGAAAGGTCCATTGCGCCTGCTGCTCCCATGGTATgacagcaaagttccttgattatttcACTGGAATGAGAGCATaattcctagccatatcagcctagaaaatcacaacttttaattttccgtcggtcttagtacacaatgtaactacagaggagtcaagttttaaataggaaaaatatcgtcattatatatggtcatttttgagcaagatgctatcggtctaatcagattcaatgatctatgctaagctatgctaaaagtgctacccccagacccggagattggctgaatggatttgaaaacggtaaaactcaactgtttaaatctAGGGGAGTTGAACAATGAgcctgttttcaaaaaaagtggagtgttcctttaagataTTTGGATCACTGTGTCAAGagataaataagtaaattgGACTAAGGTTGTAAACACACCTGTTGCTTCCACAATTCCTTCCAAGATGATAATAATCTCAAACTGCTGCTTTCGCAGCTGCTCTGGCCCAAGTTCCCAGAATGGACTGCTGGAATCGATGGTGTGTTGAATGACCTGTGGCTCCACCAGGAACAGACGATCAGAGCCACTCTCATAGCCCAAGTCGATCTCAGACTGCTCCAGCGGGAGAAATTCCCCCTCTGACGTCTGCCGAGATTTGATAAGTTTAGCACGCACTTTAGCATCCACCATGTGGCTGTCACGCAGATCCCCGAGACGGAACATAAGGCAGAGACGGTCATCACGATTGGACACAACACATGTCCGGCTGAAAAGAAGTGTTTCTGCACGCTTCTTGGGACGCGAAATTTTGACGAACATGCAGCCCACCATAAGGGCATCAATCATGgatcccacaatgcactgcgCCATGACCAAAAGCACACCTTCGTAGCAGCGTGGCGACACCGTGCGAGCACCATAACCGATAGTCCTCTGTGTTTCCACCGAGAAGAGCAGCGCTGACACAAATCCATCTATATTGGGGTAGCACACATCAGCGTCACCAGGAACTTCAAGATCTCCACGCAACAATGCATTTAGCGAATAAAGCCCTGCGAAAATAAACCAAGTGACTGTGTAGCACATCATAAACACGAAAAGAAACCATCTATACTGAAGATCCACAAAAGAAGTGAAGATGTCAGCCAGGAATCGTTCCTTCTCAGCCATGTGTGCCAAGTCTACCCTACACTTTCCATCTTTGGAGACGTAGCGACATTGTTCACGAAGCTCCGGTGGGCAAGTAGGAGTCTGTGCGTTTTCACTCTCTATTAGCTTGTTGCGTGCTTTAGCACTGCACTCTATGTCTCGTACAGGTGTGCAAAGTGCACTGCGGGATGGGGTGCTGCACAGTGGGCTTGTGCACGGACTTGCCATGTTGGGAACGCTAAGAGCATGGCGGCAACATGGACGAGCGTTCGGCTCACGTAAAGAGCAACGCCTCATCAACGCCAGCTCGGCCTCGGTAGGGGCGCAGATACTGGTTCTCTGACCGCGCATATACCCACGCTGAGGACTGTAGGGCAAATCTGTGGTGCTCTTGTGGCGCCGAATGGAAACACTTGGTTTGGAGGCATGGTTTGGCATAATGTCAGGCAAAGGAAGGGAGTTGCCACCTGTTGAATCAGGTTGATTATCACTCTGAGGGAGAATCTGGAAAAGAACATGAAGATGATGACATGAGTGTCAAGAATTTTCGATTTTTTGTATTTCTCAGCAAAACCATATAGGGAAAATGTCGCTGTAGCGACTTTTATCATTGGACTGGAGTTTTGGAGGATTCAGTCAAGCCTCAGAAAGCTTGTTATTTTGTTTGAATGACACAAGGAATATTATAACATGTTTGATTATCCAAAGCATGGAAGAGGATTTAACTACGATGTGCATATTGATATtaactgcgactttttatctcacaattttgacttttttcacagaattgtgagatataaagaagtcagaattgaccCTTCGACATGTTCTCATGCAGTGAAAATACATCACAGAGCAAACAGTAAACTGACAACATGTCGACGGACGAGACTAAAGAGTTCACTTTGGGTaggaaacaaagtctcagcaaAGGCatccctgggtattaagacttttacggcttaatataacataaatgatgtctcttactgaattatgtagtagaaaacccatgaaatatttgttattttaaaaatccacatctttatatacttattttggactatggggggtgccattattttgattacatataacggttgcactcggtgagttACTGGCGCTGAGCTACACTATTTTTACAGCAACACAATTTGGaatacacaactcggaaaataaaatagtaatacaatgaccacagctactgaaagagcttataaGTGGCTATCTATATAAGTGCAGGCTTATACCACTCGGATATTAAGTGAAATCCGTGCTGGGAAACTCCTTTAGTGGCTGCGTTGTCATGGCAATGtcaacatgtttacatcctggaAAGAGAAGATGCAGCCACAATAGGTACTGGAGTAGATTTACTGATGGATTTCCTTGATGTGGCTCGCCATGGTAAGGATATGCGTGAGACTGTGCTTCAAACGGATGACTTGCTTGATGAGTTTGATAACGTTACTGAAGATCTTATCGTTCTTACCAGTGATGGAACAGAGTCTGACACTGCAACTGATGACACGCTTCAGGGTGAGGCAGTGACTACAGAAATCAATACTGATGCTGAAGAGTCTTCATGCTTACAAGAAACATCAGATGCATTCAATTGCACCATCGCAGAGGATTCACGTGTCACTCATCTGACCCTGAAGGTTNNNNNNNNNNNNNNNNNNNNNNNNNNNNNNNNNNNNNNNNNNNNNNNNNNNNNNNNNNNNNNNNNNNNNNNNNNNNNNNNNNNNNNNNNNNNNNNNNNNNNNNNNNNNNNNNNNNNNNNNNNNNNNNNNNNNNNNNNNNNNNNNNNNNNNNNNNNNNNNNNNNNNNNNNNNNNNNNNNNNNNNNNNNNNNNNNNNNNNNNNNNNNNNNNNNNNNNNNNNNNNNNNNNNNNNNNNNNNNNNNNNNNNNNNNNNNNNNNNNNNNNNNNNNNNNNNNNNNNNNNNNNNNNNNNNNNNNNNNNNNNNNNNNNNNNNNNNNNNNNNNNNNNNNNNNNNNNNNNNNNNNNNNNNNNNNNNNNNNNNNNNNNNNNNNNNNNNNNNNNNNNNNNNNNNNNNNNNNNNNNNNNNNNNNNNNNNNNNNNNNNNNNNNNNNNNNNNNNNNNNNNNNNNNNNNNNNNNNNNNNNNNNNNNNNNNNNNNNNNNNNNNNNNNNNNNNNNNNNNNNNNNNNNNNNNNNNNNNNNN
Proteins encoded in this region:
- the LOC127176841 gene encoding G protein-activated inward rectifier potassium channel 3-like, producing MPNHASKPSVSIRRHKSTTDLPYSPQRGYMRGQRTSICAPTEAELALMRRCSLREPNARPCCRHALSVPNMASPCTSPLCSTPSRSALCTPVRDIECSAKARNKLIESENAQTPTCPPELREQCRYVSKDGKCRVDLAHMAEKERFLADIFTSFVDLQYRWFLFVFMMCYTVTWFIFAGLYSLNALLRGDLEVPGDADVCYPNIDGFVSALLFSVETQRTIGYGARTVSPRCYEGVLLVMAQCIVGSMIDALMVGCMFVKISRPKKRAETLLFSRTCVVSNRDDRLCLMFRLGDLRDSHMVDAKVRAKLIKSRQTSEGEFLPLEQSEIDLGYESGSDRLFLVEPQVIQHTIDSSSPFWELGPEQLRKQQFEIIIILEGIVEATGMMCQAKTSYIETEIEWGARFEPCMTLEKGAFRVDLRRFHSTYPVPLPPCSAQEQHHLHTLQVGLDLQESLKDSVKWKLGGDDQEDDIVKLPGACTFTIHNIQEERVSEINEC